In the Primulina huaijiensis isolate GDHJ02 unplaced genomic scaffold, ASM1229523v2 scaffold15405, whole genome shotgun sequence genome, TTTTAGGGGAAGTTGATGAAAAattctcaatcaaaatatttctttaggTTCAATCTctatccacaaaattgtggtactatgtcatacaaaatNATCATACAAAATGTGATACACTTCATATGGAAATGTGGTGTGATACACTTAATGTGAAAATAtgatactaaaaaaatacccaCGGCTGGAGATTGAAGGACAATTTCCCGACCTTTTTACtgtcattttctttctttcaagTAGCGTAAATTTTCAGTTCAGCAACTCTTTCGGTCTTCTCTCTACTCTGTTTCCACAATTCGAGTAACATTTCAATTTTCAgttcgaattttgaatttgaattctgattacTGCGAAATAGTATCCAATTGGAGGTTCCCAAAGTGTAACAACATCTTGTGAGTATCGTTTTTCATGATTctcttcctcttttttttctttttttttttttccgtttTTTGTGTTTGTATACGGTGTGAGTGGTGATGTTCGTTCAAAAAGGATCGATTTGTGTTGTGATTGCGATTTGTGCTGGTAGTTGTTACTTGATGGACTTTGATGTTATGTGATTCTGTTTCGGTGCTGAattgttttaattttgaatctACTGACGAAATGGGATTTTTTTGAGGTGAGTAAATGCTACACGGGAGTTCTACTCTCTTCGGTGTTTTTGTATAAAACAAAAACCGGGAAATCTACTTCCGGTAGCATAGACTCCCCCGAGTTTTTGAGAGTCGGCGTACTTGTTTTTGGTGTCTGTAAAGCATGGTACATCGAGATGTGCGCACTTTTTGGCTGGTGAGATCGTTGGAAAATGAAGTACATTAAAAATTTACAGCACTCGGGGAtggaaaatttattattattatttttttttatcaatttatgGCTGCTTTTTTACTTAAAGATTGTTTTCGTTATATAATTAATCAGTTACGAGTATCTTCACCAAATTCGTTTCAATTTTGAGAAGAATATATGTCAAAAAACGAATTTGGATCTGAAAACACAGCACCGGTGATGTACATTTTTATACAAGATGATCAGTCCATCATCTGATGGACCTCACgtgtcaaataaaatttaaaattgaaaaattgtcaGAGATCATCTAGCCACAGCAGAGGATCCAAATCCGtccaaaaacatgtttttttaaacatttcttTGTTTccattaaattcaaaatatgcgatgttttttttgtaaatatagtTATTCAATTTGCTTACATTCTAACCTAGATGTTATTTCAACAAGTGAAGGAAATGCATTATTGTGAAGTTTTCTTATTCTTGctttattcaaaatttatttagtcgactttttttttgcatttgttTTTAGGTGTGAAGAATTATGAAAACTCAGCTTGTAGAGTTTTTGCCTCAGGAAATTAAATTCATATGTAAGTGATTAATTGCAAATGCTTGATGATGTGAATGGATAGTTATAGCACAATTATATTACTGTTTCACTTGGTCGTTTGTCCTTTAATTTAATGCTCTCATCTACGTGTAAACAATAATTTTCATGACAACCTTTTCTCTACATTAATAGATGTTCACGGACTAAATTTATCTGGAATCAGAATTCCCCTTTAAAAGCTACCTTTGatagttgatgcatttctttgATCAAAACTAAGTTTGTGTTAGTTGTCACGGTATTGGGAATCTGATTGCTGATTTGTTAAAGAAAGCAAACTACATTCGTCCAGATATAATACTTCTTTTCTTGATAATGAAAGCTAGAAACCCTCTTTTGTACGGATATGATTGAGTAATTAAGCTTTTTTCATTTAACTGGACTGACGTTATTTTCTCTGAGAAATTTGCTGACTGATTTTTTGTCTTGCTTCtccattcaaattttttatgcatttgatgTACATTCGAAATGGTTGCTGGTCTGATGCTTCATTGGCCTTTAGTTGAGGTGAAGAAACATAGTTCATGCACTGTTCACCTTACCAATGCCACCAAACAGTACGTGGCTTTCAAGGTTAGTTTTTTTGGATCCTGTTATTGTATCCTATCTTTTTGCAACTCTGACATCATTTGTAGGAACTTTTTTCTTTAATGTGATTATAAATCctttttaaatatatgttatgaaaACTGATGGATGGTTGTCATAACAGGTGAAGACAACATCACCTAAGAAGTACTGTGTGAGACCTAATGTCAGTATAATCAAGCCAAAGTCTACCTGTGATTTCGTAGCTACTTTATTTTACCTTGTTCATATCTCACATTCATTTATCTTTTGTGTGGTGGAGTGGGGAATGTAAAGGCTCTATTCTATGTCCATTGCTGACGATTTATGTGGACAAGTTATTTTTTTCCATAAGAAAATTAAGTTCTTTTGAGACGTGATAACTATTAAgtattttcttcaaaataaaaaggaatAGTTGAGAAGAAACACTTTCCTTATTTGGGTATGGCATTACCTGAATTTAATGGTGATAGCATTATAATGCATATACGCTTgaaaattctttaaaataattttgcatatGAACAGAAGAGATTTCGACATAAATCACAACACGATTTGATATTGTAAACTGTGCTTGAGCTGAAGCACGTACAATTTATCAACACAACATACGTTGATTCTTTATGTGACAATGGTCTTCAACTCCATCTTTACAGGAAGTTTGACATGAAGTAATCTATGATATGGTGACCTACTTGACTTTTATTCCTGATCAGGTGGCAGAGGTGTCAATCTTTATTTCATGCTGTACGCAGTAGTAGTATCTGGACTGAGCCGACCTGAGGCTTGATTGATAGGGAAGGTTTATATAACTGATTCCCGGGTATAGCAAAATTATTTCCTAACAAATGATCAGAGAGATTTTTAATATGCGAACTTGGACGTGAAGAGTATAAAATGGGGGCATTATAATGGATAAGGATGTTTGGATCATCATTAGAAGTCATTCTGAACTTTTCTGCATTTAAATACGTAGAgaatagattaaaaaaatttgttgcctTACCTCTTGATGTATCGTGATGGGTGTTTCAGCTTTTAGTTTTTGTAGTTTTGACTTGTACATCTAATGCAGTCACAATGCAAGCTCAAAAATCAGCTCCCCTTGAGTTGCAATTCAAGGACAAATTTCTGATTCAGAGTACAGTGGTGCCATTTGGCACCACGGAAGAGGGGATTACATCTGACATGGTAGGATTTCAGATATTGTCACGCTCTTACCATTTTCCTGTAGTTTCTTGTTTTCTGTTGCGTAGCATGGCAGAACATTGGTGGAAAATGATGGGTCATCATGATCATGGctgttttacttttctttttcttcttgcaGTTTGCAAAAGATAGTGAAAATTATATTGAAGAGATGAAGATCCGGGTTGTTCTTGCTAGTGCACCGAATTCACCTGGCAAGCTACCAGTTCATGGAATTCTCAAGCAAGAAGATACTCATGAGCGCTTGTTGCCAGAAGAACCCCATTCTCCTGTTCTGCTACCAGTTAATGGAATTTCTAAGCAAGAGCCAAATAATGAGCAGTCAGTGCCAGAGGCTAAATTGCAGTATGGAGTTGAAAGTTTACCACCTCCTGATATGGTGAGACATTTTGACTGCTTGTTTTCATGTATGATTAATGACAAATTCCAGGCTACGGTGTGTTATTCTCTTTCAGCAGCGAGCATTTTTGACAATAGTGATACCtaattattttgatgattttgcaGTTCTATTAAATATAaacttgaaaataataaaatgcaCTTGTCTCTTGCACCTTGAACCACAGTTAATTCCTGTGAATTATAGTCTGTCTTTCATGGACAGAAATCATCACTTATATTTTCCTGAAAGATCAACTTTACATGCTTTTGAGTAGGACGGGTTGCTAATTAAATCGAAGAGCCATTAACCTTATCAAAGTATGAACTTATTTGTCTCTTAGGTGCAGTCAATTAAGAAACCGAATGCAATCAAGATTGTTAATAACCTGGAAGAGTCTATATCACCGAAGGTGAAGGACGGTATGAAGTCAGTTCCTGCCAAGAGTGAGGAGTTCTACTCTGATAAGAATGACGAATCAAAGCAAGCTAAAAACGTGGAAGCAATGGAGTTGAAGCTAACAGATTTCAAGGAGTTACAGTTGAAGATTAGTTCGTTAGATTCGAAGCTAATTGAGGTTAGTACTTAATCATGTAATGTTGAAATTTGGGGGTCACGTGTCCTTAGGACGTGCCGATCGTCCATTTGTGAGATCTTTGTGGCAAAGGAGCATCCTCAATGACTCTATTCTACATAATAGAAACTTGgcacaaatatttattatattttcaaacatattaattataaaattcaaaaatttattaattagtaATATAATTACTTAAGGTACATATCTGATATGAAATATGTGATTTAACTTGAATAGGTTATGAATAATGGTTAAATATGTGCCTGTTTTACTGAATACAGACATCACTTTTTCCACAAGTCAAAGTATAATGGATGGAGACTAAATTAATGTTCGATGAATAGATCTTTGAAATGGGACTGGTAACAATGTAACATaagatttctttcttcttcttttttttttataaaatttatttttacaggCTGAATGCACCATTTTGAAGctaaaagaagaaaagatgaataTCATTCGTGAGACGGAAACTCTAAGGCAAGAATTGGTGGGTGAATCTAATACTCTTGGCATCTTCCTTTTAGTCTTTTTTAGTAATCCCATGATGTCTTGCCTCTACTTTCTGTCACGACTGAACGGTAACTGAAACTATCCAATGTTtgtcatcatcatcattattaatCACTTTGGTTTATTGCGTTTTTAGATACTTATGAACATGACTTGTGATTAGGAAGATGACctggtcaatttttttttttttgtttttttcgaGAAGTATTTCGCATAAGGTTGAATCTTTTCATTTGAGGGGACTGTTACTTGCTGACTTCACGTATAAAACATGATAGAACATAGGGACATTGCTTCTTGTTCTCTCTGGACAAGACAGCCATTCTACATCAGTTTAAACCTAGAATGACTATTGACTATACATCATTGGGTTTTCGTAAGGAGAATTTCATAACCACAACCTTCTCGTTTTCATAACTCTGATTTCTGTTGGTGTTTTTCCTTCATGCAGGCAATGTCAAGGAGAAAGAGCGGCGGAAGAAAGGTTGTAGTTGGTTTCCCACCACTCTTTGTGTGCATGGTATCTCTTATCAGTCTGACGATTGGCTTCTTGTTTCGAGCTTAGCACGAGATTTTTTGTTGCATTGGCATTGGTCTAGAGATGGGTTTCATTTTGCCAGGTCGAGGGGGCGTGATTTTTGTACTAAGTTTGTTAATAATTTTAGTAGAAACTTTGAATATGGAAGGATATGTAAAGAACTGATTTTATTGAATATAAAATGAAAGAAGGAAAATGGCATGTGTTGGGTTAATGTCGTTCTGCTAGATGAAATGATGTTACAAAATATAGGATTAGAAATATGAAATATCCATGTTCTGCTTCACATTTTGAAAGTTCTTCATATGTGCCGAATCCGTGGGATAACAATGGGTTTAGGTCTAAA is a window encoding:
- the LOC140965890 gene encoding uncharacterized protein isoform X2 — protein: MKTQLVEFLPQEIKFIFEVKKHSSCTVHLTNATKQYVAFKVKTTSPKKYCVRPNVSIIKPKSTCDFVVTMQAQKSAPLELQFKDKFLIQSTVVPFGTTEEGITSDMFAKDSENYIEEMKIRVVLASAPNSPGKLPVHGILKQEDTHERLLPEEPHSPVLLPVNGISKQEPNNEQSVPEAKLQYGVESLPPPDMSIKKPNAIKIVNNLEESISPKVKDGMKSVPAKSEEFYSDKNDESKQAKNVEAMELKLTDFKELQLKISSLDSKLIEAECTILKLKEEKMNIIRETETLRQELAMSRRKSGGRKVVVGFPPLFVCMVSLISLTIGFLFRA
- the LOC140965890 gene encoding vesicle-associated protein 2-2-like isoform X1, with amino-acid sequence MKTQLVEFLPQEIKFIFEVKKHSSCTVHLTNATKQYVAFKVKTTSPKKYCVRPNVSIIKPKSTCDFVVTMQAQKSAPLELQFKDKFLIQSTVVPFGTTEEGITSDMFAKDSENYIEEMKIRVVLASAPNSPGKLPVHGILKQEDTHERLLPEEPHSPVLLPVNGISKQEPNNEQSVPEAKLQYGVESLPPPDMVQSIKKPNAIKIVNNLEESISPKVKDGMKSVPAKSEEFYSDKNDESKQAKNVEAMELKLTDFKELQLKISSLDSKLIEAECTILKLKEEKMNIIRETETLRQELAMSRRKSGGRKVVVGFPPLFVCMVSLISLTIGFLFRA